A single region of the Enterobacteriaceae endosymbiont of Donacia tomentosa genome encodes:
- the rsmI gene encoding 16S rRNA (cytidine(1402)-2'-O)-methyltransferase, with product MKNNDLKLGYLYIVSTPIGNYSDISKRALIILKKVDFILAEDKRKIGLLLKYFNIKNKLYLYYEYNEKKNAKFFLDKIVKGNNVALVSDAGTPLINDPGYRIIKLCREKYKHIRIIPIPGPCSAIAALSASGLPTNRFCYEGFLSNKKNKRIKRLNELKYECRTLIICESKHRLINCLYDIKNIFGKNRYIMFTKELTKKWENFYGNTIENLIEWIEKNKNMIKGEIILIIDGYKTKNNDILPSHIIKSFLSLKKEIPIRKAINIISNIFSVKKNILYKMYIENK from the coding sequence ATGAAAAATAATGATTTAAAATTAGGTTATCTATATATTGTATCTACCCCAATTGGCAACTATTCTGATATAAGTAAAAGGGCATTAATAATTTTAAAAAAAGTAGATTTTATTTTAGCTGAGGATAAAAGAAAAATAGGATTATTATTAAAATATTTTAATATTAAAAATAAATTATATTTATATTATGAATATAATGAAAAAAAAAATGCAAAATTTTTTTTAGATAAAATAGTAAAAGGTAATAATGTAGCATTAGTTTCAGATGCTGGAACTCCATTAATTAATGATCCAGGATATAGGATTATAAAATTATGCAGAGAAAAATATAAACATATTAGAATTATTCCTATACCTGGTCCTTGCTCTGCTATAGCAGCTTTATCAGCATCAGGCTTACCAACAAATAGATTTTGTTATGAAGGATTTTTATCAAATAAAAAAAATAAAAGAATTAAAAGATTAAATGAATTAAAATATGAATGTAGAACTTTAATTATTTGCGAATCTAAACATAGATTAATAAATTGTTTATATGACATAAAAAATATTTTTGGTAAAAATAGATACATAATGTTTACTAAAGAATTAACAAAAAAATGGGAAAATTTTTATGGAAATACTATAGAAAATTTAATAGAATGGATTGAAAAAAATAAAAATATGATAAAGGGGGAAATAATTTTAATTATTGATGGTTATAAAACTAAAAATAATGATATATTACCTTCTCATATTATTAAATCTTTTTTAAGCCTAAAAAAAGAAATACCAATAAGAAAAGCAATAAATATTATTTCTAATATATTTTCAGTTAAAAAAAATATATTATATAAGATGTATATAGAAAATAAATAA